The Populus trichocarpa isolate Nisqually-1 chromosome 2, P.trichocarpa_v4.1, whole genome shotgun sequence genome has a window encoding:
- the LOC7487742 gene encoding uncharacterized protein LOC7487742, with translation MGNCVFKGFRLEVEEMIKVVTTNGGIMELYAPITAECITNEFPGHAIYRSRDLFSKPLLHNEELHVGQLYHLLPINTSSIALNNTRNNNNTKNHLSSSTSSSKVTPYRMSFDNQRMLKRSSTEAEVFPRYNSTGVWKVKLVISPEQLAEILAQEARTEELIESVRTVAKCGNGVSSSVANSDQSSLSSSWKGLSDQKYGVDI, from the coding sequence atGGGGAATTGTGTGTTCAAGGGGTTTCGCTTAGAAGTAGAAGAAATGATAAAAGTTGTGACAACAAATGGTGGTATCATGGAGCTGTACGCACCCATCACAGCAGAGTGCATAACCAACGAGTTTCCTGGCCACGCCATCTACCGTAGCCGTGACCTCTTCTCTAAACCTCTCCTCCACAACGAAGAACTCCACGTTGGCCAACTCTACCACCTCCTCCCTATAAATACCAGCAGTATCGCATTGAACAATACCCGAAACAACAACAATACCAAAAATCATCTGTCTTCATCTACTTCATCATCCAAAGTTACTCCTTATCGCATGTCGTTTGATAACCAAAGGATGTTGAAGCGATCATCAACAGAAGCTGAGGTGTTTCCTAGGTATAATAGCACAGGGGTTTGGAAGGTTAAGCTGGTGATAAGCCCCGAGCAATTGGCAGAGATACTGGCACAAGAGGCACGGACTGAGGAGTTGATAGAGAGTGTGAGGACTGTGGCTAAGTGTGGAAATGGGGTCTCTTCTTCAGTTGCTAATTCTGATCAATCAAGTTTGTCTAGTAGCTGGAAAGGATTGTCGGATCAGAAGTATGGTGTGGATATTTAG